A part of Acropora palmata chromosome 8, jaAcrPala1.3, whole genome shotgun sequence genomic DNA contains:
- the LOC141890822 gene encoding uncharacterized protein LOC141890822, translating to MEQNIDGKALAYLAKEGTAAQFSACGLTTVGEQLLLKELISELPVAQIPCRRNKKPTVQEIKALSEMNERIYKAKRKAVTDAATSKWPGNNIPVFNKDNEAKKELEALVEKLSPDCTFEPAGFNVESIKQHILDVLNKRRRRHRSGHDYNKASRMDRRKVKKSKTDAGGEGNSSSSDSSSVSTTDTVILSEEESHVQEDMQEGSDHQPNDDDSNKSQEYRSDGDDASDKDEKVSVKRCVPIPAAKVIVQVAFNAIGFKDVAKHQLISCIKKYRLSSNYASTHSPSHTSQG from the exons atgg AACAGAACATTGACGGAAAAGCTCTAGCATACCTTGCTAAGGAGGGTACAGCGGCTCAGTTCTCTGCTTGCGGTTTGACTACAGTAGGCGAACAACTGTTGCTAAAAGAACTGATTTCTGAATTACCAGTCGCACAGATACCCTGTAGACGTAACAAGAAACCCACTGTCCAAGAGATCAAGGCCCTATCTGAGATGAACGAAAGAATCTACAAAGCAAA AAGAAAAGCTGTTACAGATGCAGCCACAAGCAAGTGGCCAGGTAACAACATTCCTGTATTTAACAAAGACAACGAAGCAAAAAAGGAACTTGAGGCACTGGTTGAAAAGCTGTCACCTGACTGTACCTTTGAGCCAGCGGGATTTAATGTTGAAAGCATTAAACAACACATATTGGATGTCTTAAACAAGAGACGCCGCCGACATCGTAGTGGGCACGACTATAACAAGGCTagtagg ATGGACAGACGGAAAGTGAAAAAGTCCAAAACAGATGCTGGAGGGGAAGGAAATTCTAGCAGCAGTGATTCATCTAGTGTGAGCACCACAGATACTGTAATTTTGTCAGAGGAGGAGTCACATGTACAAGAAGATATGCAAGAAGGCAGTGATCATCAGCCAAATGATGATGACAGCAACAAGTCCCAAGAATATAGAAGTGATGGTGATGATGCTTCTGATAAAGATGAAAAGGTATCTGTAA AGAGATGTGTACCCATACCAGCAGCAAAAGTGATTGTGCAAGTGGCGTTCAATGCCATAGGTTTCAAAGACGTGGCTAAACATCAGCTCATCTCTTGCATCAAAAAGTATA GGTTGTCAAGCAACTACGCCTCTACCCACTCCCCTTCCCACACCAGTCAAGGTTAA
- the LOC141890823 gene encoding uncharacterized protein LOC141890823, producing MPLLGEPDTAELASATTQRENNSGTTEVNMATVLQGLQTTMAQLAKNSELQTEAIQNLKEDILLCSGDEDTEDNPALEDDRRDNELDIAATLDHVLDSSDINNTTSVKSPESGSQSALVESLTQAFTKSKVTSPAIEGKIAELIENMLIRGLSAETVKERVEKHPPPDNCKFLAVTMVNEQIWDLLPRKSRAVDLAFQRVQEPLLQGISALTNLAGRLVKDVTDGKTPNTRDVLNHVMDSVAMLGNTNWKLNMKRRELIKPELNPPYTRLCKEDIAVSTKLFGDDLSKHLKDMSEAKKAGQQMQKPYSNSSHWGAVHSQKRNFSRFKSYHYDHTRGSGNKSTNCQPFLGQRRPSTPFQKKQSASNNNSNNKN from the coding sequence ATGCCTTTGTTAGGAGAACCCGACACGGCGGAATTAGCCAGTGCAACAACCCAGCGAGAAAACAATAGTGGAACGACAGAGGTCAACATGGCGACGGTCTTGCAAGGTCTTCAGACGACGATGGCACAACTCGCCAAGAACTCAGAGCTACAAACAGAAGCCATTCAGAATTTGAAGGAGGACATTCTTCTCTGCTCTGGTGACGAAGATACTGAGGATAACCCTGCATTGGAGGACGATAGGAGAGACAATGAGCTAGACATAGCGGCCACTCTCGACCATGTGCTCGACTCGAGTGACATCAACAACACGACCTCTGTGAAGAGCCCTGAATCAGGGTCTCAGAGTGCATTGGTAGAAAGCCTGACCCAGGCATTTACCAAATCTAAAGTCACCTCCCCTGCAATTGAAGGCAAAATTGCCGAATTAATCGAAAATATGCTTATCAGGGGACTCTCGGCCGAAACGGTCAAGGAAAGAGTGGAGAAACATCCACCACCGGACAACTGCAAATTTTTGGCAGTGACTATGGTAAATGAACAAATCTGGGACTTGTTGCCCCGAAAAAGCCGAGCTGTGGATCTGGCTTTCCAGCGGGTGCAGGAGCCCTTGCTGCAAGGAATATCGGCCTTGACCAACTTGGCGGGAAGATTGGTGAAAGACGTCACTGATGGCAAAACGCCAAACACTCGGGACGTGCTAAATCATGTGATGGATAGTGTCGCAATGCTCGGAAACACAAATTGGAAGCTCAACATGAAGCGAAGAGAATTGATTAAGCCTGAGCTTAATCCCCCATACACACGCCTGTGTAAAGAGGACATAGCTGTGTCTACAAAATTGTTTGGAGACGACCTGTCCAAACACTTAAAAGATATGTCAGAAGCTAAAAAAGCAGGACAGCAGATGCAAAAACCTTATTCCAACAGTTCCCATTGGGGTGCAGTGCACTCGCAAAAAAGGAATTTTAGCAGATTCAAGTCTTACCATTATGACCATACACGAGGCTCTGGCAACAAATCAACCAATTGCCAGCCTTTTTTGGGGCAACGCCGTCCATCAACACCGTTCCAGAAAAAGCAGTCCGCCAGCAACAACAActccaacaacaaaaattag
- the LOC141890824 gene encoding uncharacterized protein LOC141890824, producing the protein MVQNFRAGQLREHVSAWESLTSDSFILDAIKHYHIEFESEVPYQAQEPRHIYSSLSDKGVIDGEISKLLLKGVIERTGHTGNGFVSNVFVRPKKDGTYRMILNLKSLNDFVVYQHFKMDNILTALKLMRPKCFMASVDLKDAYYSVPIALEDRKFLKFEWKGDYYQYTCLPNGLACAPRLFTKILKPINAHLHSVGHVSMGHIDDSFLVGYTRSACELNIQHTVECFASLGFVIHPEKSVLIPTQELEFLGFLLNSISITIRLPPSKAADVKSACENLLSETKVTIRELAHVIGLLVSSLPGVQFGRLHYRQLEKDKSRALQLCKGNYDGPVTLSNDSRSELEWWVNNITSSFMPITQDKPDFILTTDASKIGWGAVCGDHKTGGCWDLDEQQYHINYLESKAVLLGLKSLCSGTQNKHIRIQSDNTTTVAYLNAMGGIKSLNCNDMAIQIWEWCSQRNIWISASHIPGSTNVEADKESRTINDSTEWSLSMIVYNRPSQLWGPFQLDNTLPSKDRGGPIFRSVSCPPVAHTTLVSSAATVLGGPPSPSTATQRSTDSTSQHNSSSIGKDPKTVSMSSLRQSILKRNISEAATSIIMQSWSANTHKQYQPFVAQWLAFCRGRETNPYDPPIGTVFNFLVTLHDIGLKYSTLNTAKNAISAFQTPRYHTTWKVQTVLTYLLSQDSVEKLDLKSLTLKLLMLIALVSAQRGQSVHMLDTACMKVTESSYEFSLPEHVKQSRPSFKTPSVILKAYPVNKALCVYSHLTEYLRRTQSLRGAETKLFISFVKPHKRVSRDTISRWIRTTMERAGIDISMFKPHSTRMAATSKAKGASVPIQEILRTAGWSSSGTFDRFYDKPLMEESTFASAVLNNT; encoded by the exons ATGGTTCAAAACTTCAGAGCAGGCCAGCTAAGGGAACATGTGTCTGCTTGGGAGTCACTGACTAGTGACTCCTTTATACTTGATGCTATAAAGCATTACCACATTGAGTTTGAGTCTGAAGTTCCATACCAAGCACAGGAACCTAGACATATCTATTCTTCCCTCTCTGACAAAGGGGTAATTGATGGGGAGATCTCTAAACTCCTTTTAAAGGGGGTTATTGAGAGAACAGGCCACACAGGGAACGGATTTGTATCCAATGTGTTTGTGAGACCCAAAAAAGATGGCACTTACCGCATGATCCTCAATTTGAAATCCCTAAATGACTTTGTGGTATACCAGCATTTTAAAATGGACAATATTCTTACTGCACTCAAACTCATGCGGCCAAAATGCTTTATGGCATCAGTAGACCTTAAGGATGCCTACTACTCTGTCCCAATAGCATTAGAAGACAGGAAATTTCTTAAGTTTGAGTGGAAAGGAGATTATTATCAATACACTTGTCTGCCAAATGGCTTGGCATGTGCCCCTAGGCTGTTCACTAAAATCCTCAAACCCATTAATGCTCACTTACACTCTGTGGGCCATGTCAGTATGGGGCATATTGACGATTCATTTCTTGTGGGATATACTCGCAGTGCCTGCGAACTAAACATCCAACACACAGTTGAATGTTTTGCTAGCCTTGGGTTTGTTATTCACCCAGAAAAATCGGTGTTGATCCCTACTCAGGAACTTGAATTCCTAGGGTTTTTACTCAATAGCATTTCTATCACTATTCGACTTCCCCCCTCGAAAGCTGCCGATGTTAAATCAGCCTGTGAGAATCTATTGTCTGAGACTAAAGTTACTATTAGAGAACTGGCTCATGTAATAGGCTTACTTGTGTCAAGCCTTCCTGGTGTGCAGTTTGGTCGTCTCCACTATAGACAGCTGGAGAAGGACAAATCACGGGCTTTGCAGCTTTGCAAAGGGAATTATGATGGGCCAGTAACCCTTTCCAATGATTCTCGGTCTGAATTGGAGTGGTGGGTAAACAATATTACCTCCTCATTTATGCCCATCACTCAGGACAAGCCTGACTTTATCCTTACAACTGATGCCTCAAAAATTGGCTGGGGGGCTGTATGTGGTGATCACAAAACTGGAGGCTGTTGGGATTTGGATGAACAGCAATACCACATTAACTATCTAGAGTCCAAAGCTGTCCTGTTAGGACTTAAGTCACTGTGCAGTGGGACGCAAAACAAACATATTCGCATTCAATCGGATAACACCACCACAGTGGCCTATCTCAATGCCATGGGTGGCATTAAATCTCTTAACTGTAATGACATGGCCATCCAAATCTGGGAATGGTGTTCTCAGAGGAACATTTGGATTAGTGCTTCCCACATTCCTGGCAGTACTAATGTCGAGGCAGATAAAGAGTCTAGGACGATTAACGACTCCACAGAATGGTCACTATCTATGATAGTTTACAATAGGCCCTCCCAGCTTTGGGGCCCTTTCCAA CTTGATAACACTTTGCCTTCAAAAGATAGAGGAGGACCAATCTTCAGGAGTGTTTCTTGTCCCCCTGTGGCCCACACAACCCTGGTTTCCAGTGCTGCTACGGTCCTTGGTGGACCACCCTCGCCTTCTACCGCAACCCAGAGATCAACTGACTCAACCTCACAGCACAACTCCTCATCCATTGGGAAAGACCCTAAGACTGTTAGCATGTCAAGTCTCCGGCAAAGCATCCTCAAGAGAAACATTTCAGAGGCAGCTACATCAATCATCATGCAGTCCTGGTCTGCCAACACCCATAAGCAGTACCAACCATTTGTCGCACAGTGGCTTGCATTTTGTCGTGGACGGGAAACTAATCCATATGATCCCCCTATAGGAACTgtgttcaattttttagtGACCCTGCATGACATAGGTCTGAAATACTCTACTCtgaacacagcaaaaaatgcCATTTCAGCATTTCAGACACCTAGATACCACACCACCTGGAAGGTCCAGACGGTGCTTACGTACTTATTATCTCAGGACTCTGTGGAGAAGTTAGATCTGAAATCCTTGACACTTAAACTACTTATGCTTATTGCCCTAGTGTCTGCTCAAAGAGGACAAAGTGTACATATGCTAGACACTGCGTGTATGAAAGTGACTGAATCATCTTATGAGTTTTCTTTACCAGAGCATGTCAAACAAAGCAGGCCTAGTTTTAAGACGCCATCAGTAATACTTAAGGCATATCCTGTCAACAAAGCTTTGTGTGTGTACAGTCATTTAACAGAGTACCTTAGGCGGACACAATCTCTCCGAGGAgctgaaacaaaacttttcatAAGTTTTGTTAAACCCCACAAACGGGTCTCTAGAGACACAATCTCTAGGTGGATTCGAACAACCATGGAAAGAGCAGGCATAGATATTTCGATGTTTAAACCCCACAGCACTCGAATGGCTGCGACTTCTAAGGCTAAAGGTGCATCTGTCCCTATTCAAGAAATTTTGCGAACTGCAGGCTGGTCTTCATCTGGGACATTTGATCGGTTCTATGACAAACCCCTCATGGAGGAAAGTACCTTTGCATCAGCAGTTCTGAACAATACTTAA